The following nucleotide sequence is from Coffea eugenioides isolate CCC68of chromosome 10, Ceug_1.0, whole genome shotgun sequence.
TGTGGAAAGGACGTTTGGTTGGTTGAATATCCTAATGGTATTCATGGTTTCTATAACTTTCCAGAGCTGCCTGAGTCTGCACTATTTGTTAAGGAAGTGAGACAGTTTATTCAGGAGAAATCTAAATTTTCAACCAAGCAAGAAATAAGCTAAGTAGCAAACTTTGCATTGATGAGTAAGATACACAAATTTTCAGTACCCAGAAATTACAACAATATATCATGCTCAGAGAACTACATGCAGAACATTTTATATCTCTGTTATGCTGTTATCAACACTTTTCGTTCTTTATGAAGTATAAACACATTTGTGTACGTGATTAAAACAGTCTCAGTAATTTTGGTTAGCCAGTGCCAATAGAGAAGTCCAACAATAACGAAGATTCATATATCTCTTGATCATTATAATTTGCTTCAAATCATCCTAATCAATGATgcaaaagaaatttcaaaagtATAATGTTTTAAATGTTATATATGCCAGGTAAAACTCAGATATATGCCAGGTAAAACTCAGATTTTTAAGAAATATGAAGTTGTTAATGTAGTAGGCCAGACTAGAATGCTTCTCACTGCCAGCATTCAAACATCCACATTCTTGAACGATGCCTAACTACAAAAACTATATTGATGATGACATTATTCTCATTGCTTACAATTAGAAACATACATAAATCtagcttgtttttcttttgatctCTTTTGTGTGTTATGTCTCCACCTCTTCACATGGATGTCTAGTTAAATTTGATAGTTTGCATCATCTTGCACACCACTATGGATGCATATCTGATGAACTTCAGTTACCAATCCAAAGCCTCCTGGCACAGTATAGCATCATGTGATCTGCTCTCCAACTGAATGCAGAATGGAAATTGACAAGTTGGCAATGATGTTCCAAGTGGAAGTTGAGAAGCATTCaggaaaagataagaaaaactAATTGCAACTCAATTACTGGCACTAATTTACATGATCTGGGGTGCGATGATCAGAGCCAAGAGCcaaaagagatatacatatTGAACTGCAATACCAGTTGATAATAAACACCATACTCAGGTCATCAAATTTCTGCTGAGTCTCAGTAAGGTAGTCATTGAAAAACTCAAACAACAAAATCTGACCTATTGCCAACATTAATTCACCAGAACTGCAATAAGAAAGTGTGCACACCAATTTTTGTTGACATTGTAGAATCATCGAGTTTCTTGTACTAAAATGAAAACTATGGGAAAACCATAACGTTGTGAAGATCAAATACTATGTATACACAGTTAATACTACAGTGTTAAGAAGGTCAAAGAACAACCTTCTCACACTAGTCTTCCCTCCCATTTCATCAGAATGATATCTTACTTCCTTATGTAAACATCTGTCAATAAAtttgcattaaaaaaaattctggacATGCAGAAGAAGTCAATAGTATTAGTAATACTACAGAAGGTAATCAAACTCAAAGTGGAGCAGCTTTTAACTAAGATAAATATCATACATAGAACTACCACAAGTCATTCTTAATAAATGCATTCATTTACATCAGGTAGTTGAATTACTATCCAGACATACACATTTAGAAGTTGACATTTCTGTCAAGACTGAACAAAAGAGTTCATATTTCATAATTATGCTGAATTGTTAAGTCAATATGAAGTGACCCAAAAGCGTAACTACTAATCAAAGAGTTTTTGGTACCTGAAAGATTACAATATTCTTGTATTAAGAGGCTCTCTAAACAGGTATTTAGTGCAGCTTTCTCCTGCATAATTTCCCAAAAGGAAAGTTTCAAACAATAATACTATTATAATACAAAATGAACATGAAGAACTTCGTATTGCAAAGTCCTTTAAAGATATAGAGCTTTACCAAACCCTGAGAAACAAACTTTTAGGACCTTCACATGTCTTACATTTAATCTGACATTCACCATGTTCTACACACTCTTATCTTTTGCTTCACGTGTCTTATATTTGTCTGTTCGTGCATATGGGGTCGAGATCTAGAGGCAGGTTGATTTTGATAGCCTCATAGTCGCTTGTCAATTTAGAGTTTGTGACTTGCTCTATCAGAATAATAATTCGTGTTGAATATGTGTCCTGTATCAAGAAAATGTAATACAAATAAGAAATCAAATGTACGCTTCTTTCCTAATTTGTCTTCAGATGTAAATAGAATATCAATTATGTGATGTAAACAGGTAACCTATTGTAGTATTCGTAGCTTATTGGGAGCTTGTTCTATTTTAGCATCATTTTCATAGTTGGGTTTATGATAGTATGAGTTTTCGAAACTAAAAGCAGTTAAACCGTATATGGAGATGGAAAAAGTGCAAGTAAACGTGGAATTTACAGCACTTACAGATGTTAAATTTCCTGTGTGCCAAACTTCTGAATTAGCTCATGACAGGATCATCCTCAGATGGTACCATACAACTCTACTCACATGTAGGATCTACATTCATGAGACATGAAATGGGTCACTGCGtagttaaattttaaaatttgaaagtaacCTAAGCTTCTCTGAACTGCTTCATCTCATTTAATATGTACATCTATTTAACAAGAAACATATTCAGATCTAAATTCACCAGAAGCTTTGCTCCATTATTAAATCCATCTGGCAGTTCTATCTACACAATTAAAATCAGCAAGAAATTTTAACAGACAATGAACGCAAAAGggaaacaatttttttttaaataaagggAAACAAACATAAATTCTGAAAATACTTAACTACATGAAAAGAGGATTTCAGGAGAAGAAAACGAGGAAGTGGCAAGGAGGTGGGGGCTGTCAGCTATTTTCTGAAGCCTACTGCTTTTTCTGCAGTTGAAGTTTAAGCAGTAGCATTCAAGAGTTTCATGCAATATAACATCCCCAGTATTGCATGTTAGCACCAAATATCTTCCAAATAGTAAGTACAAGATTATTAGAACAATACCTAAGCAAGTACCAATATCATCTTCATGCATACAAAGCCAAGGTAATTCTCAACGAGTACCAAAAAGAACCTGAACAAGTGAATTTGCAGAAGGGCATTTTGAAGTACCGCTAAAACTTTATTTGATGCATGTGATGAAATAAATCATCCAACATCAAGAAGAGCACACTCAATACCATTTAAACAGGAAAGCTCCATAATCTGTGTTGTTAAAATCTGTAATGCCCTATATATTTCTGCTGTTTTTGGCCATGAATAATCATCAGATTGAAAAACCAATATCTGGCGTTGATCCTCAATCCAGCTGCATCCCGGCTCCTTTTCAATGCCATTCTGATTCAAGAAATTTCTAACTCTGTCGACCTCATCCCACCTCCCTGACTGAGCATAAATATTTGAGAGAAGCACTAGACTTGATGTTTTATGAGGTTCAATTTCAAAAAGCTTCCTAGCAGCAAAATCAGCAAGCATCACATTTTTATGCAAGCGACAAGCCCCAAGAAGAGCACCCCATATTCCTGCAGTGGCTTGGACCTTCATTTTCCTGACTAACTCAAAGGCTTCCTCTAACCTTCCTGCTCTGCCAAGCATATCGACCATGCAAGTATAATGTTCAGCCAAAGGTTCAATGCCATACTTCTGCGTCATGCAATTGAACAAGGTTAGACCTGCAGAAACTAAGCCTGCATGATTACATGCAGAAAGAACCCCAACAAAAGTAACTTGATCAGGAATGACAGCATATCCTTCCATTTCTTGGAAAAGTTTGAATGCCTCTATCCCATATCCATTCAGAGCATAGCCTGCTATCAAAGAATTCCAGGATACCACGTCAAGGTTATCAACATCACTGAATACATCTCTGGCACTCAAGATACTTCCACACTTGGCATACATTGTAATTAGAGCATTACTGACAACCATATCTTTCATATAACCATTTTTCACCACAATGTGATGAAGTTGCTGCCCAAATTGCTCAGCTGCAAGACTCGCACAGACCCTTAGGCCAGAAGCAAAAGTGGATTGATCAGGCTTCTTCCCATCACGAATCATGAGCAAAATACTCTTCAGTGCATCCATGTATAACCCATTTTGTGCATAACCTGAAATTATGGAATTCCAAGAAACtacattcttttcctcaatttGCTCAAACAACTCAAGTGCTCTCTCCATTTTTCCTACTTGAGCATAGCCCGCAATCATGGTGTTCCAAGTATCTATTTTCTTTGGGGCCATATTTTGAAATAGATCGAAAGCTTCATCCATTCTTCCATGTTGAGCATATCCCGCGATCATCGTGTTCCAACAGACAGTGTCACGTTTCCTCATGCGATCAAAAATTTGACTGGCATCATCCATCCTATTGTTCTGAATAAAGCCAAGTATCATGGCTGTTTGTGACCCTACATTTTCATAAGGCATTCTATCCAACAATTTCTTTGCTTCTTCAAGCTGACCAATTCGGACATGACCACTGATGATGGTAGTCCATGATATAGCATCCTTCtctggcatctcattaaataaCTCTACTGCCTTGTCAACCTTGCAATTTTGAATGTATGCAGCCAACATCACATTCCAAGCAACAACATTTCTCTCCGTCATGTTGTTAAAGAATCCCTCTGCCTCTGAAAGGTGGCCATGCCTTGCAAAGCCACTCAACATTGTGGCCCAAGAAACAACACTTGGATTGGGAATCCTTTCAAAAAACTCCCTAGCAGCATTCAGATCACCAGCTTGCGTGTACCCTTCTAATACCAAATTCCACGAAATCCAATCCTTTTCTTCCATCTCTTCGAAAAACTTAGCAGCCAAACGCATTTGCCCGCTACGGGTATATCCCGAGAGCATTGTATTCCACGAAACCAAGTTCCTCACTGGCATTTCATTGAACAATTTCCTACCATCGCTGAGCATCCCATTCTTGACATACCCTGTAACCAGTGCATTCCAACACGCTGCACAACTCTTATCGGGCATCGAATCAAATATTCGCCTTGCTTTTTCTACGAAACCGCTACGTGCATAACAAGTAATCATGAGACTGTAAGTAAAAGAGTCCCTTCGACGCATTTTATCAAATAAGTCAGCTGCTTCTTTAAAATAGTCATTATACAAGTAACCGCTCATCATTGTGTTCCAAGAAATCAAGTTCTGAAATGGCATTCGATTGAATAGAGCACAAGCCTCACTGATTCTTCCATTCTTAGCATAGGCGGAGATCATCGAGTTGTAAGTGACAGCGTTGGGATGTGCTATTGCGTTGAATACTCTGAAGGCCTCATCAATGTCACCTCTTTTGGCTAGCTGGGTTATCTTTAAATTCAGCTGAAAGACATCCTGTTGACCTCTTCTATTCAGATGACCTGCTACAGAATGCAGCCTTGCTTTCATCATATCAGCTCAATCAAGCGTAAAAAAGATCATCAGGCTTAGAGATACTCTGTTGTTTCTTGAGAGACACTGCTATTGCATCATTTGTGCTTTTGTGCGGAATTGCTCAGTTGAAGCCTGGGATCGCATGTCCTTAAAAATTCCTCGTCAA
It contains:
- the LOC113750717 gene encoding pentatricopeptide repeat-containing protein At2g35030, mitochondrial-like, producing the protein MMKARLHSVAGHLNRRGQQDVFQLNLKITQLAKRGDIDEAFRVFNAIAHPNAVTYNSMISAYAKNGRISEACALFNRMPFQNLISWNTMMSGYLYNDYFKEAADLFDKMRRRDSFTYSLMITCYARSGFVEKARRIFDSMPDKSCAACWNALVTGYVKNGMLSDGRKLFNEMPVRNLVSWNTMLSGYTRSGQMRLAAKFFEEMEEKDWISWNLVLEGYTQAGDLNAAREFFERIPNPSVVSWATMLSGFARHGHLSEAEGFFNNMTERNVVAWNVMLAAYIQNCKVDKAVELFNEMPEKDAISWTTIISGHVRIGQLEEAKKLLDRMPYENVGSQTAMILGFIQNNRMDDASQIFDRMRKRDTVCWNTMIAGYAQHGRMDEAFDLFQNMAPKKIDTWNTMIAGYAQVGKMERALELFEQIEEKNVVSWNSIISGYAQNGLYMDALKSILLMIRDGKKPDQSTFASGLRVCASLAAEQFGQQLHHIVVKNGYMKDMVVSNALITMYAKCGSILSARDVFSDVDNLDVVSWNSLIAGYALNGYGIEAFKLFQEMEGYAVIPDQVTFVGVLSACNHAGLVSAGLTLFNCMTQKYGIEPLAEHYTCMVDMLGRAGRLEEAFELVRKMKVQATAGIWGALLGACRLHKNVMLADFAARKLFEIEPHKTSSLVLLSNIYAQSGRWDEVDRVRNFLNQNGIEKEPGCSWIEDQRQILVFQSDDYSWPKTAEIYRALQILTTQIMELSCLNGIECALLDIELPDGFNNGAKLLVNLDLNICLHKEVRYHSDEMGGKTSVRSSGELMLAIGQILLFEFFNDYLTETQQKFDDLSMVFIINWYCSSICISLLALGSDHRTPDHLESRSHDAILCQEALDW